From Flavipsychrobacter sp., a single genomic window includes:
- a CDS encoding SulP family inorganic anion transporter, with protein sequence MSINNTPADWFKGLAQNWKNDLVAAISVALVAMPLALGIAIASGAPPMSGILSVIIGGFVTTFIRGSHVAINGPANSLIAIVIVAVASLDDGSGNAFNYVLAAFIVSGGIQVLLGLFRLGRLAEAIPSSVIQGILAAIGIIIVAKQLHVALGTTSDAPNMIGVLIDAFKNIGQINPFVAIISLLGLLLLIFHAKISYKLFHFLPAPMWVLIIAIPFVYLFNFFEPHSISLFDRSYNVGPELLIHIPNNLLNSIQHPNFSMLGKGSFWLVVTSLTLITTVESLASTKAVDKLDPYKRKTNLNRDLMAVGLSSIVSGLIGGLPIVTVIVRSTVNIHNNAKTRWSNFFHGALILLFIVLLAPVMQSVPLAALAVILVFSGYKLTAPRVYVNTYNQGLEQLLFLVGTLFITLYSSLLWGVLGGIVLTLGVHLLLARVPLSVFFGMIVRPGNKLMHKEGNNYELKVKGVANFLTMLSINKLLEKVPQGASLKINVSTARLVDLTVLESLDDFKRIHKLNGGKVNMVGFEHHVASTNHRFALKSQTAPIPHRLSSREQNIKQVAFENNWGFRHEIEWDTYLLSSFKFFESRPLEYKTNIISGMYEDRDMSWEICDITFDEGALMAMEVYHTTVKVIELPFEIPEFTLESEGIFDKIFDRVASITGQKDIDFADSTVFSNKLLLKGDDEKAVRKFFTPELVAFFEEEQAYHVESNGNALLIFRDLRLARVSEINKMLRFSDELIKRIKPIEEVVHSYAD encoded by the coding sequence ATGTCTATTAATAATACTCCTGCGGATTGGTTTAAGGGACTGGCACAGAATTGGAAAAATGATCTGGTAGCAGCTATAAGTGTGGCATTGGTAGCTATGCCTTTAGCATTAGGTATAGCCATAGCATCGGGTGCCCCTCCTATGTCTGGTATTCTATCAGTCATAATAGGTGGTTTTGTTACTACATTTATCAGAGGGAGCCACGTTGCAATAAATGGCCCTGCTAACTCATTGATAGCCATTGTTATAGTAGCAGTTGCTAGTCTTGATGATGGCTCTGGTAATGCGTTTAACTATGTTTTAGCGGCTTTCATAGTGTCTGGAGGCATACAGGTACTTTTAGGTTTGTTTAGGTTGGGGCGTTTAGCAGAAGCTATCCCATCTTCTGTAATACAAGGTATATTGGCTGCAATTGGTATAATAATAGTAGCGAAACAGCTACATGTTGCATTGGGTACTACTTCTGATGCGCCAAATATGATAGGCGTTTTAATAGATGCATTTAAAAATATTGGGCAGATCAACCCTTTTGTAGCCATAATATCATTGTTGGGTCTATTGTTATTGATTTTCCATGCCAAGATAAGTTATAAACTCTTCCATTTTTTACCAGCGCCTATGTGGGTGTTGATTATAGCAATACCGTTTGTGTATTTGTTTAATTTTTTTGAACCTCATAGTATTTCTCTTTTTGATAGGAGTTATAATGTAGGGCCAGAGTTGCTAATACATATTCCCAATAACCTGCTTAATAGTATCCAGCATCCTAATTTTAGTATGCTTGGTAAAGGCTCTTTTTGGCTGGTTGTTACCTCACTTACTTTAATAACAACAGTAGAATCTTTGGCCAGTACAAAGGCTGTAGATAAGCTGGACCCGTACAAAAGAAAGACGAATTTGAATAGAGACCTTATGGCAGTAGGGTTAAGCAGTATTGTTTCAGGTCTTATAGGAGGTTTGCCAATTGTTACGGTAATTGTTCGTAGCACAGTAAATATTCATAATAATGCAAAAACAAGATGGTCCAACTTCTTTCATGGGGCATTGATTCTGCTATTTATAGTATTGTTAGCCCCTGTTATGCAGTCCGTACCGTTAGCTGCATTAGCTGTAATTCTTGTTTTTTCAGGCTATAAACTTACAGCACCTAGGGTGTATGTCAATACTTACAATCAAGGGCTGGAACAATTACTATTCTTGGTAGGGACGTTGTTTATTACTTTATATAGTAGTTTGCTATGGGGTGTTCTCGGAGGTATTGTATTGACTTTGGGTGTACACTTATTGCTGGCAAGAGTACCCCTTTCGGTTTTCTTTGGTATGATCGTAAGGCCGGGAAATAAGCTGATGCACAAGGAAGGCAATAACTATGAGCTAAAAGTAAAGGGGGTTGCCAACTTTTTAACCATGTTGTCGATAAACAAGCTGTTAGAAAAAGTGCCACAAGGAGCTAGTTTGAAGATAAATGTTTCTACAGCAAGGTTAGTTGATTTGACCGTACTAGAAAGTCTTGATGATTTTAAAAGGATACACAAACTAAATGGTGGTAAGGTGAATATGGTTGGATTTGAGCATCATGTGGCGTCAACCAACCATAGGTTTGCTTTGAAAAGCCAAACAGCTCCAATACCTCATCGCTTGTCTTCGCGTGAGCAGAATATTAAGCAAGTAGCCTTTGAAAACAATTGGGGTTTTAGGCATGAGATTGAGTGGGATACTTATCTATTATCTAGTTTTAAGTTTTTTGAATCAAGACCTCTAGAGTATAAGACCAATATAATATCAGGCATGTATGAAGATCGTGATATGTCTTGGGAGATATGTGATATCACTTTTGATGAGGGTGCCTTAATGGCAATGGAGGTTTATCATACAACAGTTAAAGTCATAGAGTTGCCATTTGAAATACCTGAATTTACTCTTGAGTCTGAAGGTATTTTTGATAAGATATTTGATAGGGTAGCTTCCATAACTGGTCAAAAAGATATTGATTTTGCAGACTCTACAGTTTTCTCCAATAAACTACTATTGAAAGGTGATGATGAAAAAGCCGTTAGGAAGTTCTTTACACCTGAGCTTGTTGCTTTTTTTGAGGAAGAGCAAGCCTACCACGTGGAAAGTAATGGTAATGCCTTACTGATATTTAGAGATCTTAGGTTGGCTAGAGTGAGTGAGATAAATAAAATGCTTCGATTCTCTGATGAATTAATCAAAAGAATTAAACCTATAGAGGAAGTAGTGCATAGCTATGCCGATTAA
- a CDS encoding ABC transporter ATP-binding protein — protein MEPIITIRGLSKSYGDKKVLSNIDLDVFAGQIIGYIGPNGAGKSTTVKILTGIIQDYEGEVRVNGVELSENILDIKKKVGYIPELTEMYDLLTPREYLQFVGKLHHLSDEVIETRSTQMLSAFGLSDNMDQRMDSFSKGMRQKVLITSGLIHNPSIVVLDEPLSGLDANAVIMVKELLQVLKDEGKTIFYCSHMMDVVEKVSDRIVLINNGKIEADGTFEELKRGSADSLEKIFSKLTAQEGDAVHANNFASIFKSEITTNTETYE, from the coding sequence ATGGAACCAATTATAACTATCCGAGGACTTTCAAAAAGTTACGGAGATAAAAAAGTATTGTCAAATATAGATTTAGACGTTTTTGCAGGTCAAATAATTGGCTATATAGGCCCTAATGGAGCTGGTAAGTCAACTACAGTGAAAATTCTAACTGGCATTATACAAGATTACGAAGGTGAGGTTAGGGTTAACGGGGTGGAATTGTCTGAAAATATACTCGATATTAAAAAGAAGGTTGGGTATATACCGGAATTAACAGAAATGTACGACCTCTTAACTCCAAGGGAATATTTACAATTTGTAGGGAAATTGCATCACTTATCTGATGAAGTAATAGAAACAAGGTCTACCCAAATGTTAAGTGCCTTTGGTTTGTCCGACAATATGGATCAAAGAATGGACAGCTTTTCCAAGGGTATGAGGCAGAAGGTATTGATTACATCAGGATTAATACACAACCCTTCAATAGTCGTATTGGATGAGCCATTGTCTGGACTTGATGCTAATGCGGTCATTATGGTAAAAGAGTTGTTGCAAGTATTGAAAGATGAGGGTAAAACAATTTTTTACTGCTCTCATATGATGGATGTAGTAGAAAAGGTATCTGATAGAATAGTATTGATCAATAATGGTAAAATAGAGGCCGATGGCACTTTTGAAGAACTGAAAAGAGGTAGTGCCGATTCGTTAGAAAAGATATTCTCAAAGCTTACAGCACAAGAAGGGGACGCCGTTCATGCAAATAACTTTGCATCAATATTTAAATCTGAGATAACTACAAATACTGAAACATATGAATAA
- a CDS encoding gliding motility-associated C-terminal domain-containing protein translates to MKYHPIKKARLLIIAFIAIISLTTASKEAKASHAAGGEIVYEWLGDSTYRFFFKFYRDCTGISQPTSVSLCFFNSCTNTTFNRTMTQWTGTVPPYNQPNGSPVSAGCSQYTNKCQNSSSSVPGYREWWYSVIETLPLACNSWKFAVWIGARNGSNNIVGGNLYVETIFNSSFTWANSSPYFSIKPIPYVCVNQQYTYNNGAIDPNGDSLVSQIINPLVGSSCQNAATNIGLVNQTPVISFPTNPLQTGNNNFSLNTATGQMSFTATQQGASTLSIRTTEYRNNQFLGSIIRDVQVQVLPCSAVVPKIDTPSIVTTVTGGQWLNNQVNGCIDQKIEFCFDIESQDTGAIIIVEDNHASSIPAATMTYTNQKTDSVRGCFSWTPGAADAGLNNIILTMKDSTCRPPGILLVYAITVPIYVWPTTKAVPDTSICSNEAAFLGVTGGGNYTWTVLPGGDQNSLNNPNIPNPVATPNKTSTYVVTSGASSFCKDNSDTVTVNVLQGPSFQGQDDVIGCPGKTISLNIKPTATQGAKYNYKWTPATYLSSDTISNPTTNTPVDITYIVVVGSDKNNCKARDTVNIDVLDGFNLDNPDTVICEGETIEIRGKGDTRYTYNWVDTSGSTLSSPGTLITKITPIKEGTNTYVLRASYTGCDDSLASITIEAQPIPTVTVSPDASICFDDTISVKGEVIPASYTGYTYKWTPGSSLNDDAILNPIFKGTATTTLSLRVASSVGCADTEQVTISVYPADFLQVSSDTAICPGDTASLTLTVPVGTKYTWSPDINISSTDGLTPKAWPVANRLYTIYGVDPNNCKDTANVKIVVRPKAILHLPDSVRIYPKESYQMDPQGNCLYYSWFPPLGLSNPSSGNPIARPEVNTRYIVRGTTEGGCTVTDSVDVLVMEDSYVKLPNAFAPGNGRNGVFKLVGRGDFELKSFAVYNRWGVKMFETKDINEGWDGRFNDKPQPMGVYIYTVDGISPTGRAINKQGNVTLVR, encoded by the coding sequence ATGAAATACCATCCGATTAAAAAAGCACGACTACTGATTATTGCCTTTATTGCGATAATTAGTTTAACCACCGCTTCAAAAGAGGCAAAAGCATCGCATGCTGCAGGTGGAGAGATTGTATATGAGTGGTTAGGAGACTCTACATATAGATTCTTCTTTAAGTTTTACCGCGACTGTACAGGTATCTCTCAACCTACTTCTGTTAGTCTTTGTTTCTTTAATAGTTGTACCAATACAACGTTCAACAGAACGATGACGCAATGGACAGGAACGGTACCACCGTATAACCAGCCAAATGGTTCTCCTGTATCAGCAGGTTGTTCTCAGTATACCAACAAATGTCAAAACTCATCTTCCTCTGTTCCCGGATATCGAGAATGGTGGTATTCTGTTATCGAGACCTTACCATTAGCGTGTAACTCTTGGAAGTTTGCGGTATGGATCGGTGCTCGTAACGGTAGTAACAATATCGTAGGTGGTAACCTATATGTGGAGACTATATTCAATAGTTCCTTCACCTGGGCCAACTCCTCACCTTATTTCTCTATTAAACCGATCCCATATGTATGTGTGAACCAACAATATACGTACAATAATGGTGCGATCGATCCTAATGGAGACTCTTTAGTATCTCAGATCATTAACCCATTGGTGGGTAGTAGCTGTCAGAATGCTGCTACAAACATAGGTTTGGTTAACCAAACCCCGGTTATCTCTTTCCCTACCAACCCTTTACAAACAGGTAATAATAACTTTTCTCTTAATACAGCAACAGGTCAGATGTCCTTTACCGCTACGCAGCAAGGGGCTTCTACCTTATCGATCAGAACAACTGAATATAGGAACAATCAATTCTTAGGCTCTATCATACGAGATGTACAGGTACAGGTATTACCATGTAGTGCAGTAGTTCCGAAGATCGATACACCAAGTATCGTTACTACAGTAACCGGAGGTCAATGGTTGAACAATCAGGTCAATGGTTGTATCGATCAAAAGATCGAGTTTTGTTTTGATATTGAATCACAAGATACTGGAGCTATCATCATAGTAGAAGACAACCATGCTTCTTCTATCCCTGCAGCTACTATGACCTATACCAACCAGAAGACAGACTCTGTTCGTGGTTGTTTCTCTTGGACACCTGGTGCTGCAGACGCAGGTTTGAATAATATCATCTTAACGATGAAGGATTCTACTTGTCGTCCTCCAGGTATCTTATTAGTATATGCGATCACAGTACCTATCTATGTATGGCCAACAACCAAGGCTGTGCCTGATACAAGTATTTGTTCTAACGAAGCTGCTTTCTTAGGAGTGACTGGTGGCGGTAACTACACATGGACCGTATTACCAGGTGGTGATCAAAACAGTTTGAATAACCCTAATATCCCTAACCCGGTAGCAACACCAAATAAAACCTCTACTTATGTGGTGACCTCAGGAGCATCGTCTTTCTGTAAGGATAATAGTGATACGGTTACGGTAAATGTATTGCAAGGACCAAGTTTCCAAGGTCAAGATGATGTTATCGGTTGTCCTGGTAAAACAATAAGCTTAAACATCAAACCAACAGCTACACAAGGCGCTAAATATAATTATAAGTGGACGCCTGCAACTTATCTTAGTTCAGATACAATATCTAACCCAACAACCAATACTCCTGTAGATATTACCTACATCGTAGTGGTAGGTTCAGATAAAAACAACTGTAAAGCTAGAGATACAGTAAACATAGATGTATTGGATGGCTTTAACTTGGATAATCCTGATACAGTGATCTGTGAAGGAGAAACTATAGAGATCCGTGGTAAAGGAGATACTCGTTATACTTATAACTGGGTAGATACATCAGGTTCTACTTTATCTAGTCCTGGTACTTTGATCACTAAGATCACTCCAATAAAAGAAGGAACTAATACTTATGTATTAAGAGCTTCTTACACAGGTTGTGATGACAGCTTGGCGAGCATCACTATAGAGGCTCAACCAATACCAACAGTAACGGTAAGCCCTGATGCTTCTATCTGTTTTGATGATACCATTAGTGTGAAAGGAGAAGTGATCCCTGCTTCTTATACTGGTTATACTTATAAGTGGACACCAGGATCATCACTAAATGATGATGCGATACTTAATCCGATATTCAAGGGTACAGCAACTACAACCTTGTCTTTAAGAGTGGCTTCAAGTGTAGGTTGTGCGGATACAGAGCAAGTGACCATTTCGGTATACCCTGCAGATTTCTTACAAGTATCATCAGATACAGCTATCTGCCCTGGAGATACTGCTAGCTTGACCTTGACCGTACCAGTAGGTACTAAATATACCTGGAGCCCTGATATCAATATCAGCAGCACCGATGGTTTGACACCAAAAGCATGGCCTGTAGCTAATCGTTTGTATACCATCTATGGTGTAGACCCTAACAATTGTAAGGATACAGCTAATGTGAAGATCGTGGTACGTCCGAAAGCGATACTACACTTACCGGATTCAGTAAGGATCTATCCTAAGGAAAGTTATCAAATGGACCCTCAAGGCAACTGTTTGTACTATAGCTGGTTCCCACCACTAGGTTTAAGCAACCCAAGCAGCGGTAACCCGATAGCAAGACCTGAGGTTAATACAAGATATATCGTTAGAGGTACAACAGAAGGTGGTTGTACGGTTACAGACTCTGTGGATGTATTAGTAATGGAAGATAGTTATGTGAAATTACCGAATGCGTTTGCACCTGGTAATGGCAGAAACGGTGTCTTCAAGCTAGTAGGCAGAGGAGATTTTGAATTGAAGAGTTTTGCGGTGTACAACCGTTGGGGTGTGAAAATGTTTGAAACTAAAGACATCAATGAAGGATGGGATGGCCGTTTCAATGACAAACCACAACCAATGGGTGTTTACATCTATACTGTAGATGGTATCTCTCCTACTGGTAGAGCAATCAATAAGCAAGGTAACGTAACTCTTGTTAGATAA
- a CDS encoding C1 family peptidase — protein sequence MKQLVTFVALSFPLLASAQDDLIKKLDGNASDSAKGKYTFTHVIDLENTTVKNQGSSGTCWSYSTNSFLESEMVRLGKKPVDIAEIYTARCVYLDKAENYIRMHGSLSWGDGGACHDVINMYAKYGALPQDVYDGLNYGTKKNRFAEMQGVLKGILDVAVKNPNKKLTPNLRASFKAVLDIYLGDAPESFTWNGKKYTPKSFADEVIGINPDDYIEFSSFKYQPYYQKNILMVPDNWSFDKVYNIKMDDMIDVIDNALKKGYTVAWATDVSEKYFSWKNGVAFVPEKEWEDMEKEEREVLFNGPMPERTITEDMRQEAFDDYTTTDDHGMHIVGVAKDQNGKEYYIVKNSWGEKNDYKGYLYVTKNYVRYKTTAFLLNKGGVPSKIMNKFNK from the coding sequence ATGAAACAACTAGTGACTTTTGTCGCTTTGTCATTTCCTTTATTAGCGTCTGCACAAGACGACCTAATAAAAAAACTAGATGGAAATGCTAGCGATAGTGCAAAAGGTAAATACACCTTTACACATGTAATCGATTTAGAGAATACGACGGTTAAGAACCAAGGAAGTTCTGGTACTTGTTGGAGCTATTCTACCAATTCTTTTCTAGAAAGTGAAATGGTAAGATTAGGTAAAAAGCCAGTAGATATAGCTGAGATATATACTGCAAGATGCGTATATCTTGATAAAGCTGAGAATTATATCAGAATGCATGGCTCTTTATCTTGGGGAGACGGTGGCGCTTGTCATGATGTTATTAATATGTATGCAAAATATGGAGCTCTTCCTCAAGATGTATATGATGGTCTAAATTATGGTACTAAGAAGAACCGTTTTGCTGAAATGCAAGGTGTATTGAAGGGGATACTTGATGTGGCAGTAAAAAATCCTAATAAAAAACTGACTCCAAATTTGAGAGCTTCTTTTAAGGCGGTGCTAGACATCTACTTAGGTGATGCCCCAGAGAGCTTTACTTGGAATGGTAAAAAATATACTCCTAAATCCTTTGCTGATGAAGTTATCGGTATTAACCCTGATGACTACATAGAGTTTTCTTCATTTAAATATCAACCATATTACCAAAAAAATATACTGATGGTTCCTGACAACTGGAGCTTTGATAAGGTGTATAATATCAAGATGGATGATATGATAGATGTTATTGACAATGCATTAAAGAAAGGGTATACAGTTGCTTGGGCTACAGATGTAAGTGAAAAATATTTTAGCTGGAAAAATGGGGTGGCTTTCGTTCCTGAAAAGGAATGGGAAGACATGGAAAAGGAAGAACGAGAAGTTCTATTTAATGGGCCTATGCCAGAACGTACTATTACGGAAGATATGCGTCAGGAAGCATTTGATGATTATACTACTACCGATGATCATGGCATGCATATAGTTGGTGTTGCAAAAGATCAAAATGGTAAAGAATATTATATCGTAAAAAATTCTTGGGGCGAAAAGAATGACTATAAAGGTTATCTCTACGTAACTAAAAATTATGTTCGTTATAAGACTACTGCATTTTTACTGAATAAGGGTGGGGTACCTAGTAAAATAATGAACAAGTTTAATAAGTAG
- a CDS encoding gliding motility-associated C-terminal domain-containing protein, with protein MGLRIKNKMRTVLMPLAILLLSVLSTKTAEACHFAAADIYVTYAGKGADGCSSPEYKYDISLTIYLGCQNCYLDAGTTQTVRYESLNGATGVNNITVTDPNARPDTTHSLCPAFAPLNSCRILANKDQYPAFRVRRYTGTVTLPSPQTDWRFWWSNGGRNTSNLTGCGSLYLEAGLNNLTKYNNSTPRFLSNPLPYICINQPTTYLNEPYDINGDSLEILQQTPFTPAGNVGNPCGYAAGYSVADPIASAASNPYKLNSITGTATFTPTAQGFFVFAFRANDYERGTGIPLSYVYRDVQVSVLPCTAPPPDIDDLQKLSVKIKEGTIINTKDGDVVFACPGSNLEFEVNSQTDSTTHNLYMTANNNIIAGSAFSAVGQGTNNVTGTFTWTPTTADIGEHSLVVTSKDSTCAIWQPIVLKNARTILIKVVAGLDAGPDLPICQLNPTPRQLFVKGADDLKVSWEDQNGGPAIGLSNSNIHNPVATTTITRSYVVKTPDLIGNCKNRDTVAVFIDTSNKITTLPRSPIIQCRPDYIQLEALITGKPPQSNVKCGVSNPTSCTTPEEATVFGSPVYGTVPYDTFGATTPTLQNNVYTMKHQYLIRKADLWESGLRSATINSLSMELDKSTLATHRYNNFTIKIKCTNKDELTTNGGFENGLVQVYSSANEFMPNGWKEFVFTTPYNWDTTRNLIVEFCYSNNDSVVVSCNNTAGQPPLIKYSPTTYVSGLTLLPADTFAKDVCAVNNSTSIEAVQARPIFRFKYCEADPQPFVVNWSPGEFLSDSTIRQPLAYAPATTDYVVETFGRSGCIVRDTVGIYVPKHDFKVFPEDTAVCYNDGVPFKAYNGFTYNWYEYKDGKYLNAEKSLSCVDCPDPIATPKKSTVYRVAISDSVWCYDTVEARVTIMPLPDVRILNKDDSTIKYGQSFKLLATGARMYNWSPVSSLTNPNISYPIATPKEATRYIVGGIGLNGCRAFDTLHVSVDYRDNLFVPTAFSPNGDGKNDLFKVSNLSFQRVMEFRVFNRWGQEIFSGAGPNVAWNGTWKGEPQDMGNYSYIIRVGFPDGYVETYKGEVTLIR; from the coding sequence ATGGGACTACGAATAAAAAATAAAATGAGAACGGTATTAATGCCTTTAGCTATCTTATTGCTAAGTGTATTAAGTACAAAAACCGCAGAAGCTTGTCACTTTGCCGCTGCCGACATATATGTAACTTATGCCGGTAAAGGAGCAGACGGATGTTCAAGCCCTGAGTACAAATACGACATATCCTTGACGATATATTTAGGATGTCAAAACTGTTACCTTGATGCTGGTACAACACAGACTGTAAGATATGAGTCTCTTAATGGAGCTACAGGCGTTAATAATATAACAGTTACAGACCCGAATGCTAGGCCTGACACGACGCACTCGTTGTGTCCTGCTTTCGCTCCTTTGAACAGCTGTAGGATATTAGCCAATAAAGATCAATACCCTGCATTTAGAGTAAGAAGATATACAGGTACGGTAACATTACCTAGCCCTCAAACAGACTGGCGCTTCTGGTGGTCTAATGGTGGTAGAAATACTAGTAACCTTACAGGCTGTGGTTCTTTATACTTAGAAGCTGGTTTGAATAACTTGACGAAGTATAATAATAGTACGCCTAGGTTCCTTAGTAACCCGCTACCTTATATTTGTATCAACCAGCCTACTACTTATTTGAATGAGCCTTATGATATAAATGGTGACTCTCTTGAGATATTACAACAAACACCATTTACACCAGCAGGTAACGTTGGTAACCCATGTGGCTATGCAGCAGGCTACAGTGTAGCTGACCCTATTGCTTCTGCCGCGAGCAATCCTTATAAGCTTAATTCTATTACAGGTACGGCTACGTTTACGCCTACGGCGCAAGGTTTCTTTGTATTTGCTTTTAGAGCTAATGACTATGAGCGTGGAACAGGTATTCCTTTAAGTTATGTATATAGAGATGTTCAGGTATCTGTTTTACCATGTACTGCACCACCTCCTGATATTGATGACTTGCAAAAACTATCTGTAAAAATCAAAGAAGGTACTATTATCAATACAAAAGATGGTGATGTTGTCTTTGCGTGCCCGGGTAGTAACCTAGAGTTTGAAGTAAACTCTCAAACAGATAGTACAACTCACAATCTATACATGACCGCTAATAACAATATCATAGCAGGTTCCGCATTCAGCGCTGTAGGTCAAGGTACTAATAATGTAACTGGTACATTTACATGGACCCCAACAACTGCTGACATAGGAGAACACTCTCTTGTAGTTACTTCAAAAGACTCAACATGTGCTATTTGGCAACCTATCGTACTTAAAAATGCTAGAACTATTTTAATCAAAGTTGTAGCAGGTTTAGACGCTGGTCCTGATTTACCTATTTGTCAACTCAACCCTACCCCTCGCCAGCTTTTTGTAAAAGGTGCTGACGACCTGAAGGTAAGTTGGGAAGATCAGAATGGCGGCCCTGCTATAGGATTAAGTAATAGTAACATACACAATCCTGTTGCTACAACAACTATAACAAGAAGTTATGTTGTAAAAACTCCTGACTTGATTGGTAATTGTAAGAATAGAGATACTGTAGCAGTGTTTATTGATACAAGTAATAAAATCACGACGTTACCAAGAAGCCCAATTATACAATGTCGTCCTGACTATATTCAGTTAGAAGCATTAATTACAGGTAAGCCACCTCAAAGTAATGTAAAATGTGGTGTAAGCAATCCGACATCTTGTACTACTCCTGAAGAAGCTACTGTATTTGGTTCACCAGTATATGGAACAGTACCTTATGATACATTTGGCGCTACAACACCTACATTGCAAAATAATGTATATACGATGAAGCACCAATATCTAATCCGTAAGGCAGACCTATGGGAGTCAGGACTACGTTCTGCTACTATCAATAGCCTATCAATGGAGCTAGATAAATCTACTTTAGCGACACATAGATATAATAACTTTACTATTAAGATCAAGTGTACTAATAAAGATGAGTTGACTACTAATGGTGGTTTTGAAAATGGTTTAGTTCAAGTCTATTCTTCAGCTAATGAATTCATGCCTAATGGTTGGAAAGAGTTTGTTTTCACTACACCGTACAACTGGGATACTACTCGTAACCTAATCGTTGAATTCTGTTATAGCAATAATGATAGCGTTGTTGTAAGCTGTAATAATACTGCAGGTCAACCTCCTCTAATTAAATACTCTCCTACTACTTATGTAAGTGGTTTAACTTTATTACCTGCTGATACATTTGCTAAAGATGTATGTGCTGTAAACAACTCAACTAGTATAGAAGCTGTACAAGCTCGTCCAATATTTAGATTCAAATATTGTGAAGCTGATCCTCAGCCATTTGTGGTTAACTGGTCTCCTGGTGAGTTCTTGTCAGACTCGACAATAAGACAACCATTGGCTTATGCTCCAGCAACAACTGATTATGTTGTAGAAACATTTGGTCGTAGTGGTTGTATTGTAAGAGATACTGTGGGTATTTATGTACCTAAGCATGACTTTAAAGTTTTCCCTGAAGACACCGCAGTATGTTATAATGATGGTGTGCCATTTAAAGCATACAATGGCTTTACTTACAACTGGTATGAGTATAAGGATGGTAAATACCTAAATGCAGAGAAATCACTAAGCTGTGTAGATTGTCCTGACCCAATAGCAACACCTAAGAAATCTACAGTATATAGAGTAGCTATTTCTGATAGTGTATGGTGCTATGACACTGTTGAGGCAAGAGTAACTATCATGCCTTTACCAGATGTACGTATCCTTAACAAAGATGACAGTACTATTAAGTATGGTCAAAGCTTCAAGCTATTAGCTACTGGCGCTAGAATGTACAATTGGAGCCCTGTATCATCATTAACTAATCCAAACATATCTTACCCAATAGCTACACCAAAAGAAGCAACACGTTATATCGTTGGTGGTATTGGATTGAATGGATGTAGAGCGTTTGATACCTTACATGTTAGTGTAGATTACAGAGATAATCTGTTTGTACCGACAGCATTCAGTCCTAATGGTGATGGTAAGAATGACCTGTTCAAGGTGTCTAACCTGAGCTTCCAGAGAGTAATGGAGTTTAGAGTATTCAACCGTTGGGGTCAAGAAATATTCAGTGGTGCAGGTCCTAATGTAGCGTGGAATGGTACTTGGAAAGGAGAGCCACAGGATATGGGTAACTATAGTTACATCATAAGAGTAGGTTTCCCTGATGGGTATGTAGAGACCTACAAAGGTGAAGTAACATTGATCAGATAA